A window of the Brassica napus cultivar Da-Ae chromosome A2, Da-Ae, whole genome shotgun sequence genome harbors these coding sequences:
- the LOC106384060 gene encoding protein TIFY 9 isoform X1 — MSKVTTELDFFGLDKNQTNNAPKPKFKKTLDRRRSFREMQGAISKIDPEIIKSLLASGANRSESSTRSLSVPSTPKEDHPQIPSSPVHVPLSRPSMELVSGTVPMTIFYNGTVSVFQVSPNKAEDILKVAMQTTPEKDKSVEKDLSVIPPTTLRSKLFGKNLEGDLPIARRKSLQRFLEKRKERLVSTCPYFPTSA; from the exons ATGTCTAAAGTTACCACAGAGCTCGACTTCTTCGGTCTTGACAAGAATCAGACCAATAACGCTCCAAAGCCCAAGTTCAAGAAAACTCTCGACCGTCGTCGCAGTTTCCGAG AAATGCAAGGTGCGATTTCTAAGATAGATCCGGAGATTATCAAATCACTGTTGGCTTCTGGTGCTAACCGTTCCGAGTCATCCACCAGATCGCTTTCTGTTCCATCTACTCCCAAGGAGGATCATCCTCAAATACCGTCTTCTCCTGTCCACGTGCCTCTTTCcag GCCTAGTATGGAACTTGTCTCTGGAACTGTTCCTATGACCATTTTCTACAATGGAACCGTCTCCGTTTTCCAAGTGTCTCCTAACAAGGCTGAGGATATTTTGAAGGTTGCCATGCAGACAACACCAGAGAAAGACAAATCGGTGGAGAAAGATCTTTCGGTAATCCCTCCGACCACTCTAAGGTCAAAGCTCTTTGGCAAGAATCTAGAAGGAG ATCTTCCCATCGCAAGGAGAAAGTCACTACAAAGGTTTCTTGAGAAGCGCAAGGAGAG ATTAGTATCAACATGTCCTTACTTTCCAACATCAGCCTAA
- the LOC106384060 gene encoding protein TIFY 9 isoform X2, with translation MSKVTTELDFFGLDKNQTNNAPKPKFKKTLDRRRSFREMQGAISKIDPEIIKSLLASGANRSESSTRSLSVPSTPKEDHPQIPSSPVHVPLSRPSMELVSGTVPMTIFYNGTVSVFQVSPNKAEDILKVAMQTTPEKDKSVEKDLSIFPSQGESHYKGFLRSARRDNCSLLPSKD, from the exons ATGTCTAAAGTTACCACAGAGCTCGACTTCTTCGGTCTTGACAAGAATCAGACCAATAACGCTCCAAAGCCCAAGTTCAAGAAAACTCTCGACCGTCGTCGCAGTTTCCGAG AAATGCAAGGTGCGATTTCTAAGATAGATCCGGAGATTATCAAATCACTGTTGGCTTCTGGTGCTAACCGTTCCGAGTCATCCACCAGATCGCTTTCTGTTCCATCTACTCCCAAGGAGGATCATCCTCAAATACCGTCTTCTCCTGTCCACGTGCCTCTTTCcag GCCTAGTATGGAACTTGTCTCTGGAACTGTTCCTATGACCATTTTCTACAATGGAACCGTCTCCGTTTTCCAAGTGTCTCCTAACAAGGCTGAGGATATTTTGAAGGTTGCCATGCAGACAACACCAGAGAAAGACAAATCGGTGGAGAAAGATCTTTCG ATCTTCCCATCGCAAGGAGAAAGTCACTACAAAGGTTTCTTGAGAAGCGCAAGGAGAGATAATTGCTCTCTCCTACCTTCCAAGGATTAA
- the LOC106384060 gene encoding protein TIFY 9 isoform X3, translated as MSKVTTELDFFGLDKNQTNNAPKPKFKKTLDRRRSFREMQGAISKIDPEIIKSLLASGANRSESSTRSLSVPSTPKEDHPQIPSSPVHVPLSRPSMELVSGTVPMTIFYNGTVSVFQVSPNKAEDILKVAMQTTPEKDKSVEKDLSIFPSQGESHYKGFLRSARRD; from the exons ATGTCTAAAGTTACCACAGAGCTCGACTTCTTCGGTCTTGACAAGAATCAGACCAATAACGCTCCAAAGCCCAAGTTCAAGAAAACTCTCGACCGTCGTCGCAGTTTCCGAG AAATGCAAGGTGCGATTTCTAAGATAGATCCGGAGATTATCAAATCACTGTTGGCTTCTGGTGCTAACCGTTCCGAGTCATCCACCAGATCGCTTTCTGTTCCATCTACTCCCAAGGAGGATCATCCTCAAATACCGTCTTCTCCTGTCCACGTGCCTCTTTCcag GCCTAGTATGGAACTTGTCTCTGGAACTGTTCCTATGACCATTTTCTACAATGGAACCGTCTCCGTTTTCCAAGTGTCTCCTAACAAGGCTGAGGATATTTTGAAGGTTGCCATGCAGACAACACCAGAGAAAGACAAATCGGTGGAGAAAGATCTTTCG ATCTTCCCATCGCAAGGAGAAAGTCACTACAAAGGTTTCTTGAGAAGCGCAAGGAGAG ATTAG